A genomic window from Flintibacter sp. KGMB00164 includes:
- a CDS encoding VOC family protein, with amino-acid sequence MKINHLDHLVITTQDLEKCLHFYVDILDMELDDRNGRYAVKFGQQKFNIHRKKAEFLPAAQNVTYGSQDVCLIAEGDIEKIKSEIEAKGWPIELGVVKRTGACGPIDSVYLRDPDGNLVEISVYC; translated from the coding sequence ATGAAAATCAACCATCTAGACCATCTTGTTATTACAACCCAAGACCTTGAAAAATGCTTGCATTTCTATGTGGATATTTTGGATATGGAGCTGGATGACCGGAATGGTCGCTATGCGGTGAAATTTGGACAGCAGAAATTTAATATTCATCGCAAAAAAGCCGAATTTTTACCCGCGGCTCAAAACGTGACCTATGGTAGTCAGGATGTGTGTCTCATTGCGGAGGGAGACATTGAGAAAATTAAAAGTGAGATTGAGGCCAAAGGCTGGCCTATTGAACTAGGCGTTGTTAAGCGCACGGGAGCCTGTGGCCCGATTGACAGCGTTTATCTCAGAGATCCAGATGGAAACTTAGTAGAAATTAGTGTGTACTGTTAA
- the trpB gene encoding tryptophan synthase subunit beta — protein MTNPKGRFGIHGGQYIPETLMNAVIELEEAYEHYKNDPEFNRELTELLNEYAGRPSRLYYAKKMTRDLGGAKIYLKREDLNHTGAHKINNVLGQALLAKKMGKTRLIAETGAGQHGVATATAAALMGMECVVFMGEEDTVRQALNVYRMRLLGATVVPVTTGTATLKDAVSEAMREWTSRIDDTHYCLGSVMGPHPFPTIVRDFQAVISKEIKEQMLAKEGRLPDAVVACVGGGSNAIGSFYHFIDDKQVRLIGCEAAGRGIDTFETAATVNTGRLGIFHGMKSYFCQDEYGQIAPVYSISAGLDYPGVGPEHAWLHDIGRAEYVPVTDDEAVDAFEYLARTEGIIPAIESAHAVAYARKMAPTMSKDQTLVITISGRGDKDCAAIARYRGEDIHE, from the coding sequence ATGACAAATCCCAAGGGCCGCTTCGGGATCCACGGTGGTCAGTACATCCCTGAGACCCTGATGAATGCGGTGATCGAACTGGAAGAGGCCTACGAGCACTATAAAAACGACCCGGAGTTTAACCGGGAACTGACGGAGCTGCTCAACGAGTATGCCGGGCGGCCCTCCCGGCTGTACTATGCGAAAAAAATGACCCGGGACCTGGGCGGCGCGAAAATCTACCTCAAGCGGGAGGACCTCAATCACACCGGAGCCCATAAGATCAACAACGTCCTGGGTCAGGCCCTTCTGGCCAAGAAGATGGGCAAGACCCGTCTCATTGCCGAGACCGGCGCAGGACAGCACGGGGTGGCCACCGCCACCGCCGCCGCCCTGATGGGCATGGAGTGCGTGGTGTTCATGGGGGAGGAGGACACCGTCCGACAGGCCCTAAACGTATATCGCATGCGCCTGCTGGGGGCCACGGTGGTGCCCGTCACCACCGGCACCGCCACCTTGAAGGACGCGGTGTCGGAGGCCATGCGGGAGTGGACCTCCCGCATCGACGACACCCACTACTGTTTGGGCTCCGTGATGGGTCCTCACCCGTTCCCCACCATCGTGCGGGACTTCCAGGCCGTCATTTCCAAGGAAATCAAAGAGCAGATGCTGGCCAAGGAGGGCCGCCTGCCTGATGCCGTGGTGGCCTGTGTGGGGGGCGGCTCCAACGCCATCGGCAGTTTTTATCACTTTATTGACGACAAGCAGGTGCGGCTTATTGGCTGTGAGGCAGCCGGACGGGGCATCGACACCTTTGAGACGGCGGCTACCGTCAACACCGGCCGCTTAGGGATCTTCCACGGCATGAAGTCCTACTTCTGCCAGGATGAGTACGGCCAGATCGCCCCCGTCTACTCCATCTCCGCCGGGCTGGACTACCCCGGTGTGGGACCGGAACATGCCTGGCTTCACGACATCGGCCGGGCGGAGTACGTCCCCGTCACCGACGACGAGGCGGTGGATGCCTTCGAGTATCTGGCCCGAACCGAGGGGATCATCCCGGCCATTGAGTCTGCCCACGCGGTGGCCTACGCCAGGAAGATGGCCCCCACCATGTCCAAAGACCAAACTCTCGTTATCACGATCTCGGGCCGGGGGGACAAGGACTGCGCCGCCATTGCCCGTTACAGAGGGGAGGACATCCATGAGTAA
- a CDS encoding SDR family NAD(P)-dependent oxidoreductase, with the protein MDRLKDKVVILSGGNSGIGACAAKLFAAEGAKVVISARRVEALDAVAEEIRQAGGEVLAIPCDISKPEQCAAVVAKTVETFGTVDVLVNNAGVLDSGLDAIEKISDDTIDRLVDTNTKGTLYLTREAAKVLMAKKSGSIVNVASVAGYCGNGGAAYVASKAAIIGLTKNIAMRGASVNVRCNAVCPGTVATPMTAGLNPANLDPDMMGAMAKHADLTLPVCQPQDVANLLLFLASDESKAVTGQVLVIDYGANL; encoded by the coding sequence ATGGACCGTTTGAAGGATAAGGTAGTCATTTTGTCGGGCGGCAACTCCGGCATCGGCGCCTGCGCGGCCAAGCTGTTTGCCGCTGAAGGGGCCAAGGTAGTGATCTCCGCCCGGCGTGTGGAGGCGCTGGACGCAGTGGCGGAGGAGATCCGCCAGGCCGGGGGAGAGGTTCTGGCTATTCCCTGCGACATTTCCAAGCCGGAGCAGTGCGCCGCCGTGGTGGCCAAGACGGTGGAGACCTTCGGCACAGTAGACGTGCTGGTGAACAACGCTGGGGTGCTGGACAGCGGTCTGGACGCCATCGAGAAGATCAGCGATGACACCATCGACCGCCTGGTGGACACCAACACCAAGGGTACCCTTTACCTCACCCGGGAGGCTGCCAAGGTACTCATGGCTAAAAAGAGCGGTTCCATTGTCAATGTGGCCAGCGTGGCAGGCTACTGCGGCAACGGCGGCGCGGCCTATGTGGCCAGTAAGGCAGCCATCATCGGCTTGACCAAGAATATCGCCATGCGGGGCGCTTCCGTCAATGTGCGCTGCAATGCGGTGTGCCCCGGCACAGTAGCCACTCCCATGACCGCCGGTCTCAACCCCGCCAACCTGGACCCGGATATGATGGGCGCCATGGCTAAGCACGCCGACCTTACCCTGCCCGTGTGCCAGCCTCAGGATGTGGCCAATCTGCTGCTGTTTTTGGCCAGCGACGAGTCCAAAGCAGTGACCGGACAGGTGCTGGTCATTGATTACGGCGCCAACCTGTAA
- a CDS encoding N-acetyltransferase, protein MKQHNIIIRQETPADYAAVEHLTREAFWNVYRPGCLEHYVVHVLRNDPAFVPELDLVMEQDGALIGHVLYMRAIIKADDGREIPMMTFGPISIRPDLQRRGLGKYLLDYSMEKAKELGAGVLCIEGNLDFYGKSGFVLAGTQGIRYHGEPEQELVPYFLLKELRLGFLDGVTGVYHTPQGYYVDEAAAEVFDRSFPPKEKLKLPGQLF, encoded by the coding sequence ATGAAGCAACATAACATCATCATCCGCCAAGAGACTCCCGCAGACTATGCCGCCGTGGAGCACCTGACCCGGGAGGCATTTTGGAATGTGTACCGTCCCGGCTGTCTGGAGCACTATGTGGTCCATGTGCTGCGCAATGACCCCGCCTTTGTGCCCGAGCTGGACCTAGTCATGGAGCAGGATGGAGCGCTCATCGGCCATGTTCTGTATATGCGCGCCATCATCAAGGCTGACGACGGTCGGGAGATCCCTATGATGACCTTTGGGCCCATCAGTATCCGCCCCGACCTTCAGCGCCGGGGATTGGGCAAGTATCTGTTGGACTATTCCATGGAAAAAGCCAAGGAACTGGGAGCAGGTGTTCTGTGCATCGAGGGAAACCTGGATTTCTATGGCAAATCCGGCTTTGTTTTGGCCGGGACCCAGGGAATCCGCTACCACGGGGAACCGGAGCAGGAACTGGTGCCATATTTTCTGCTGAAAGAGCTCCGTCTGGGCTTTCTGGACGGCGTGACCGGTGTCTATCATACGCCCCAAGGTTACTATGTGGATGAGGCTGCGGCCGAGGTCTTTGACCGGAGCTTTCCGCCTAAAGAAAAATTGAAGCTGCCCGGGCAGCTGTTTTGA
- a CDS encoding phosphoribosylanthranilate isomerase encodes MTKIKLCGLTRPEDIAAANTLEPDFVGFVFAPKSRRYVTGEQARTLRKQLSPTIQAVGVFVDEEPERVAALLEAGIIDLAQLHGREDEGYLERLRALTKKSIIQAFQIKNQKDLERAQASSADYILLDSGAGTGTTFDWGLLTSVRRPYLLAGGLGPDNVAQAIGFLHPWGVDVSSGIETGGVKDFHKMAAFVAAVRKEEKV; translated from the coding sequence ATGACGAAAATCAAGCTGTGCGGCCTGACAAGGCCGGAGGACATCGCCGCCGCCAACACCCTGGAGCCGGACTTTGTGGGCTTTGTCTTTGCCCCCAAAAGCCGGCGATATGTCACCGGGGAGCAAGCCCGGACGCTTCGCAAACAGCTCTCGCCCACAATTCAGGCGGTGGGGGTATTTGTGGACGAGGAACCAGAGCGGGTGGCCGCCCTGCTGGAGGCAGGGATCATCGACCTGGCCCAGCTCCACGGCAGGGAGGACGAGGGTTATCTGGAACGGCTGCGGGCTTTGACTAAAAAATCCATCATCCAGGCGTTTCAAATCAAAAACCAAAAGGATCTGGAGCGGGCGCAGGCAAGCTCGGCGGACTATATTCTGCTGGACTCGGGAGCCGGAACAGGAACCACCTTTGACTGGGGGTTATTAACCAGCGTCCGCCGCCCCTACCTTTTAGCCGGAGGGCTGGGACCGGACAACGTGGCTCAGGCCATTGGATTTCTCCATCCCTGGGGGGTGGATGTGAGCTCCGGCATTGAAACCGGGGGCGTGAAAGATTTTCATAAGATGGCAGCCTTTGTGGCGGCCGTACGAAAGGAAGAGAAGGTATGA
- a CDS encoding hydroxymethylglutaryl-CoA lyase, producing the protein MNKHVTVAEIGPRDGFQSISCMMIPTETKLEIIEAILDSGVKKLQCTSFVSPKAIPQMQDATQIAQTLLEKHPEVDLFALVPNFRGAQSAVEAGLKTVSPVISLSVSHNQNNVRRTHEQSFDELKRIMDTFPELNIDLDVATAFGCPFEGRMTVPALVDFVGKLYDLGIRSFNICDTIGVAYPTQIRETFQALMAAYPDVHFSVHIHDTRNMGILNSLEAVRCGVDTVQTTLGGLGGCPFAPGATGNTATEDFVYLLDREGYETGIDQKKLLAAAKLEVEKIPGNYSGHHIHINVEQKGF; encoded by the coding sequence ATGAACAAGCATGTTACCGTAGCTGAGATCGGTCCCCGGGACGGATTTCAGAGCATCAGCTGCATGATGATCCCCACCGAAACTAAGCTGGAGATCATTGAGGCTATCCTGGACTCCGGGGTAAAGAAGCTCCAGTGCACCAGCTTTGTCAGCCCCAAGGCCATCCCCCAAATGCAGGATGCCACCCAGATCGCCCAGACCCTGCTGGAGAAGCACCCGGAGGTGGACCTGTTCGCCCTGGTCCCCAACTTCCGGGGCGCCCAGTCCGCCGTGGAAGCTGGGCTGAAGACAGTCTCACCGGTTATCTCCCTGAGCGTCAGCCACAACCAGAACAACGTGCGCCGGACCCACGAGCAGTCCTTTGACGAACTTAAGCGCATCATGGATACCTTCCCTGAGCTGAACATCGACCTGGATGTGGCCACCGCCTTCGGCTGCCCCTTTGAGGGCCGGATGACGGTTCCCGCTCTGGTGGACTTTGTAGGCAAATTGTATGATTTGGGTATCCGCAGCTTCAATATCTGTGATACCATTGGAGTAGCCTACCCCACTCAGATTCGGGAGACCTTCCAGGCTCTGATGGCCGCCTATCCCGACGTGCACTTCTCGGTACATATCCACGACACCCGCAATATGGGCATTCTCAACAGCCTGGAGGCGGTGCGCTGCGGGGTAGACACGGTGCAGACCACTCTGGGCGGCCTGGGCGGCTGCCCCTTTGCCCCCGGCGCCACCGGCAACACCGCCACGGAAGACTTTGTCTATCTGCTGGACCGGGAGGGCTATGAGACCGGCATCGACCAGAAGAAGCTGCTGGCCGCCGCTAAGCTGGAGGTGGAGAAGATCCCCGGCAATTACAGCGGCCACCATATCCACATCAATGTGGAGCAGAAGGGATTTTAA
- a CDS encoding helix-turn-helix transcriptional regulator, with protein sequence MKLGEIIREKRKTLSLTQEQLADYLGVSAPAVHKWEKGTTYPDITTLPALARVLRTDLNTLLSFQEELSDEEIARFLEELDRMISQESYDAAFQRAMDQIHQYPICEKLIYTAIFYLDGARFLHGVPNPDAYTDRLIPFYESMSHSQTPEIRDAALTMCIAYHRNRKDFTRAEELINTIPSTRIDKEEQLATLYTQQEKWEDAQRLWERRILQSATELQTALIHLMEIAEKEGRPQDAQFCADTYQQVSSLLHVTQWIPYTAKFQLASLRQDRAACLSALRHILPVLKEPWTPQTCPLYRHMGDGDLAALAQSLYDRITDDLEHSEEFAFFRGSPEYEQLRPLLREEG encoded by the coding sequence ATGAAGCTTGGCGAGATCATCCGGGAGAAGCGAAAGACCCTCTCCCTAACCCAGGAACAGTTGGCCGACTATCTGGGCGTGTCGGCTCCGGCGGTCCATAAGTGGGAAAAAGGGACCACCTACCCAGACATTACCACCCTGCCCGCCCTGGCCCGGGTGCTGAGGACCGACCTCAACACCCTGCTGTCCTTTCAGGAGGAGCTGAGCGACGAGGAGATTGCCCGTTTTCTGGAAGAACTGGACCGCATGATCTCTCAGGAGAGCTATGACGCCGCGTTCCAGCGGGCCATGGACCAGATCCATCAGTACCCCATCTGTGAAAAGCTGATTTACACGGCAATTTTCTATCTGGACGGCGCTAGGTTCCTCCACGGCGTTCCAAACCCGGACGCCTATACCGACCGGTTGATCCCCTTTTATGAGAGTATGTCCCACAGTCAGACACCGGAAATCCGGGATGCGGCCTTGACCATGTGCATCGCCTATCACCGCAACCGGAAGGATTTCACCCGGGCGGAAGAGCTTATCAATACCATCCCATCCACCCGCATCGATAAAGAGGAGCAGTTGGCCACCCTCTACACCCAGCAGGAAAAATGGGAGGATGCCCAGCGGCTTTGGGAGCGCCGGATCCTTCAGAGTGCCACAGAGCTGCAAACGGCGTTGATTCATCTGATGGAAATTGCGGAAAAAGAGGGCCGCCCACAGGATGCCCAGTTCTGTGCGGATACTTATCAGCAGGTCTCCAGCCTGCTCCATGTAACCCAGTGGATCCCCTACACCGCCAAATTCCAGCTGGCCTCTCTCCGGCAGGACAGGGCTGCCTGTCTGTCTGCCCTCCGCCACATTCTTCCTGTACTGAAAGAACCCTGGACTCCCCAGACGTGTCCTCTTTACCGCCACATGGGAGACGGGGATCTGGCTGCTCTGGCCCAATCTCTCTATGACCGGATTACGGACGACCTGGAGCACAGCGAAGAATTTGCCTTTTTCCGGGGAAGTCCGGAGTATGAACAGCTTCGTCCGCTGCTCCGGGAAGAGGGCTGA
- a CDS encoding SLC13 family permease → MLGIISLIVLFVIVALGFIRKANVGLLAIAAAAILAYASGEYTSKEVTAGFSASLLMTLLGVTLFFGIVQSNGCLELLMKKIVVKFDRQVWFVPILIYAVGWTMSAVGPGCVPTLAFVATLSIPLAHQTGYNPIMLMMIGDLATYSGRYTSITPEGILVSKLMSEQGIENVLTPMIINTFIGSVILSVIVFIFYKGYKVKKPEAMTGMSDNEVFTGKQIIALVSILIMLCGVIFLSMDVGLASFILSAVLILVGIGDQKAALKNVPWNTILLVCGVGVLMNLVIGSGGIDLLASLMSSIMSANTAAPIAGIAAGCMSWFSSTMGVVLPTLLPTVGGIVESVPGASAVEIISTIGIVSACAGFSPASTVGAIIMGAIDGDEIFSKQKDSNKLFVELFAWSVFCVLFLALLAFLGIFGIVK, encoded by the coding sequence ATGTTAGGGATTATTTCTCTTATTGTTCTTTTTGTCATAGTCGCGCTTGGATTTATTCGCAAGGCAAATGTGGGTCTGTTGGCCATCGCAGCAGCAGCCATTTTGGCATATGCATCTGGGGAGTACACGTCAAAGGAAGTAACTGCTGGCTTTAGTGCGTCACTTTTAATGACTTTGCTGGGTGTGACGTTGTTTTTTGGCATTGTGCAGTCCAATGGATGTTTGGAACTGCTGATGAAAAAGATTGTCGTAAAATTCGATCGTCAGGTTTGGTTTGTTCCTATTCTGATATATGCCGTTGGATGGACCATGTCTGCGGTTGGTCCTGGTTGTGTACCGACATTGGCTTTCGTAGCTACGCTGTCCATTCCTCTAGCACATCAGACCGGATATAATCCCATTATGTTGATGATGATTGGAGATTTGGCTACATACTCTGGACGGTATACCAGTATTACTCCAGAGGGCATTCTGGTTTCTAAGCTCATGAGTGAGCAGGGAATTGAAAATGTTCTTACCCCTATGATAATCAACACCTTTATTGGCAGTGTGATTCTGTCCGTTATTGTTTTCATTTTCTACAAAGGATACAAAGTTAAAAAGCCCGAGGCTATGACGGGTATGAGTGATAATGAGGTTTTTACCGGGAAACAGATCATTGCCTTAGTGAGCATTTTGATTATGCTGTGCGGAGTAATCTTCCTTAGCATGGATGTGGGATTGGCGTCCTTTATTCTCAGCGCAGTGCTTATTTTGGTGGGAATTGGTGATCAAAAAGCAGCCCTAAAAAATGTGCCATGGAATACGATTCTGTTAGTATGCGGCGTTGGCGTGCTCATGAATTTGGTCATTGGGTCTGGAGGCATTGATCTGCTGGCCTCATTGATGTCTTCTATTATGTCTGCAAACACGGCAGCTCCTATTGCTGGAATTGCTGCGGGTTGTATGTCTTGGTTTTCTTCTACTATGGGTGTGGTTCTGCCTACTCTGCTTCCCACTGTGGGAGGAATTGTTGAAAGCGTGCCTGGTGCGTCTGCAGTTGAAATTATCAGTACCATCGGTATTGTTTCTGCTTGTGCCGGATTCAGCCCTGCCTCTACTGTAGGCGCTATTATCATGGGTGCAATCGATGGAGATGAAATATTCTCTAAGCAAAAAGACTCCAACAAGCTGTTTGTTGAGTTGTTTGCCTGGTCAGTGTTTTGTGTACTGTTCCTTGCTTTGCTGGCGTTTCTGGGTATATTCGGCATCGTAAAATAA
- a CDS encoding CoA transferase has product MAGILSGVKVLDLTRVLAGPYCGMMLADMGADVIKIELPGRGDDSRGNAPIVNGESAYFMNLNRNKYGMTLNLKSEEGKKIFLELVKQSDIVLENYRPGVMDKLGLGYEELRKVNPAIVYGCVSGFGHYGPYSKRAGYDIIGQAMSGLMSTTGWPDTPPTRTGTAISDVVGGLSCCIGVLAAYCNRLKTGVGDKVDISLVDGMVSSLEIINMIYLCTGRVPSPIGNRYEAIYPYDSFQAADGYVIIACGNDKLYNLLKGVLQIPELEDEKFDKNIKRVENHAALKPIIESWTRERKIDDIVELLLAAGIPAGPINTIDRVVADPHIAGAREMFVECDHPVAGKVKITNSHLKFTNNKTSIRMRSPLLGEHNDQILKERLGMSEEEIARLKEENVF; this is encoded by the coding sequence ATGGCTGGAATTTTAAGTGGAGTAAAAGTGCTGGATCTTACCCGAGTGCTGGCAGGTCCCTACTGCGGCATGATGCTGGCAGACATGGGAGCCGACGTCATCAAGATCGAACTGCCCGGACGGGGAGATGATTCCCGTGGCAACGCCCCCATCGTCAACGGCGAGAGCGCCTACTTCATGAACCTGAACCGGAACAAGTACGGCATGACCCTGAACCTGAAGAGCGAGGAAGGCAAGAAGATCTTCCTGGAGCTGGTGAAGCAGAGCGACATCGTGCTGGAGAATTACCGTCCCGGCGTCATGGACAAGCTGGGCCTGGGCTATGAAGAACTGCGCAAGGTGAACCCCGCCATCGTCTACGGCTGCGTGTCCGGCTTCGGTCACTACGGCCCCTACTCCAAGCGGGCGGGCTACGACATCATTGGCCAGGCCATGAGCGGTCTGATGAGCACCACCGGCTGGCCCGATACCCCGCCCACCCGCACCGGCACCGCTATTTCCGACGTCGTGGGCGGCCTGAGCTGCTGCATCGGCGTGCTGGCGGCCTACTGCAACCGCCTGAAGACCGGCGTGGGAGATAAGGTAGACATCTCCCTGGTGGACGGCATGGTTTCCTCCCTGGAGATCATCAACATGATCTACCTGTGCACCGGCCGCGTGCCCTCTCCCATCGGCAACCGCTACGAGGCCATCTACCCCTACGACTCCTTCCAGGCCGCCGACGGCTATGTCATCATCGCCTGCGGCAACGACAAGCTCTACAACCTGCTCAAGGGCGTGCTCCAGATCCCCGAGCTGGAGGATGAGAAGTTTGACAAGAACATCAAGCGCGTAGAGAACCACGCGGCCCTGAAGCCCATCATTGAGAGCTGGACCCGGGAACGGAAGATCGACGACATTGTGGAATTGCTTCTGGCCGCTGGTATCCCCGCCGGTCCTATCAACACCATCGACCGCGTGGTGGCAGATCCCCACATTGCCGGCGCCCGTGAGATGTTTGTGGAGTGCGACCACCCTGTGGCCGGCAAGGTGAAGATCACCAACAGCCACCTGAAGTTTACCAACAACAAGACCTCCATCCGCATGCGCTCTCCGCTGCTGGGTGAGCACAACGACCAGATCCTGAAGGAACGTCTTGGCATGAGCGAGGAAGAGATCGCCAGGCTCAAGGAAGAGAATGTATTTTAA
- the trpA gene encoding tryptophan synthase subunit alpha, with amino-acid sequence MSKIKTAFDHGKAFIAFLTCGDPDLETTAAAVRAAAANGADLIELGIPFSDPTAEGPVIQGANLRALKGGVTTDKIFALVEKLRKDVTIPLVFMTYANVVFSYGTDRFLARAAEVGVDGIILPDVPYEEKEEFAAPCRAHGLDFISLIAPTSEHRIAAIAREAEGFLYLVSSLGVTGTRSEITTDLGSIVNAVRENTQVPCAIGFGISTPEQAGQMAQLADGVIVGSAIVKLLEQYGTQAPQHIAAYVKSMKEAM; translated from the coding sequence ATGAGTAAGATCAAAACTGCCTTTGACCACGGCAAGGCGTTTATTGCCTTTCTCACCTGCGGCGACCCAGACCTGGAGACCACCGCCGCTGCCGTTCGCGCTGCTGCCGCCAACGGAGCCGACCTCATCGAGCTGGGCATACCCTTCTCCGACCCCACCGCCGAGGGTCCCGTTATTCAGGGAGCCAACCTGCGCGCCCTGAAGGGGGGCGTCACCACGGACAAGATTTTCGCCCTGGTGGAGAAGCTGCGAAAGGACGTGACCATCCCTCTGGTGTTCATGACCTACGCCAACGTGGTCTTCTCCTACGGCACCGACCGCTTCCTGGCCCGGGCGGCGGAAGTTGGGGTGGACGGCATCATCCTGCCCGACGTCCCCTACGAGGAGAAGGAGGAGTTTGCCGCACCCTGCCGCGCCCACGGCCTGGACTTTATTTCTCTCATCGCCCCCACGTCGGAGCACCGCATCGCCGCCATTGCCAGGGAGGCGGAGGGCTTTCTCTATCTGGTGTCCAGCCTGGGGGTCACCGGCACCCGCAGCGAGATCACCACGGACCTGGGCTCCATCGTGAACGCAGTGCGGGAGAACACCCAGGTCCCCTGCGCCATCGGCTTTGGCATCTCCACTCCGGAGCAGGCCGGACAGATGGCCCAGCTGGCCGACGGAGTGATTGTGGGCTCGGCCATTGTCAAACTATTGGAGCAATACGGTACCCAGGCTCCTCAGCACATCGCCGCCTATGTAAAATCCATGAAAGAGGCCATGTAA
- a CDS encoding PrpR N-terminal domain-containing protein has translation MAYRYRIGFLGYGQLTQLAREVLSELSWPDTEIQVMNCTADTLQACVEQGRRNGCEVFVGGAANAAEFVRQGQGHLVEIPVGDLDYLTALHSALERGRRPAIVLYYRVHLPDMAAYERLLGDPVTLLTYEDTQELEEKIAQTDCDMIIGASHAVETAEKLGKAGILLYPGKPSIAQALEDARRLARQLHQEQKNQTILRSIVNNSTFGVMVCNAMGEVILFNRAAQQLTGFSGRDVRGRHIDQIFPTLKTSRFLAGTQEQQDGYHLIQDTMFRCVQTKIQLREESLGVLTTFYMDTRSRKRNLPVSLPESKAQATFADWMACCAGLDGCTRQALQYAHVPLSLTILGEEGSGREWLAQCIHNAAFGENSPYVRINFAAFSSQDAGRLLLGMEQDGRTVESMLEFAQQGTVVLEHLDQAQPQALSCLMDVMRHQRIKHLGGQMAIPLRVRFITLATPEEAQYFSPALRELCGILTLTLPPLREHPADIPALFMRYLRQYTERAEQVPRLSSRMEQLLSFYHWPGNLEELSAVCQRYLYALSMEPGSTVNTRCRLLTNAIGEQALFQSLLLQYPALSPGAAEDPGQFQAGVAAAKEILGYGNAALAEKLGLSRTTLWRKLSSGSSS, from the coding sequence GTGGCCTATCGATACCGAATTGGCTTTCTGGGCTATGGTCAGCTTACCCAATTGGCCCGAGAGGTCCTGTCGGAGCTCTCCTGGCCGGATACGGAGATCCAGGTAATGAATTGCACAGCTGATACCCTGCAGGCCTGTGTGGAGCAGGGACGCCGAAATGGGTGTGAGGTATTTGTAGGCGGCGCAGCCAACGCCGCTGAATTTGTCCGGCAGGGACAGGGCCACCTGGTGGAGATCCCTGTGGGAGATCTGGATTACCTGACCGCACTGCACTCCGCGCTGGAGCGGGGGCGCCGCCCAGCCATTGTTTTGTATTATCGCGTCCATCTTCCGGATATGGCTGCCTATGAGCGGCTGTTAGGAGATCCTGTGACCCTTTTGACCTACGAGGATACCCAGGAGCTGGAGGAAAAGATCGCGCAAACCGACTGTGATATGATTATTGGAGCCTCCCACGCCGTAGAGACAGCCGAAAAACTTGGAAAAGCGGGCATTCTTCTCTATCCCGGGAAACCGAGCATTGCCCAGGCGCTGGAAGACGCCCGCCGACTGGCCCGTCAACTGCATCAGGAGCAGAAGAATCAGACCATTCTCCGCTCCATTGTCAATAACTCCACCTTTGGCGTGATGGTTTGTAATGCCATGGGAGAGGTAATTCTTTTTAACCGGGCAGCCCAGCAGCTCACCGGGTTTTCCGGCCGGGACGTTCGGGGGCGGCACATCGATCAGATCTTCCCGACCCTGAAAACCTCCCGCTTTCTGGCGGGTACACAAGAGCAGCAGGACGGATACCATCTTATTCAGGATACGATGTTCCGCTGTGTGCAGACCAAAATACAGCTGCGGGAGGAGTCCCTTGGGGTTTTGACCACCTTTTACATGGATACCCGCAGCCGGAAGCGAAATTTGCCCGTCAGTCTGCCGGAGTCCAAGGCCCAGGCTACTTTTGCGGATTGGATGGCCTGCTGTGCCGGATTGGATGGCTGTACCCGTCAGGCACTGCAGTATGCCCACGTTCCCCTGAGCTTGACCATTTTGGGTGAGGAAGGAAGTGGCCGGGAGTGGCTGGCTCAGTGTATTCATAATGCGGCCTTCGGGGAAAACAGCCCCTATGTGCGCATCAATTTTGCTGCCTTTTCCAGCCAGGATGCAGGCCGGCTGCTGCTTGGGATGGAACAGGATGGCCGTACCGTGGAGAGCATGCTGGAATTTGCTCAACAGGGTACCGTCGTACTGGAGCACCTGGATCAGGCCCAGCCCCAGGCGCTTTCCTGCCTGATGGATGTGATGCGCCATCAGAGGATCAAACACCTGGGTGGACAGATGGCGATCCCGCTCCGTGTCCGGTTTATCACCCTGGCCACCCCGGAGGAAGCTCAGTACTTCTCCCCTGCCCTGCGAGAACTGTGTGGGATCCTGACCTTGACCTTGCCGCCTCTTCGGGAGCACCCCGCAGATATTCCCGCCCTGTTCATGCGGTATCTGAGACAATATACCGAGCGGGCTGAACAAGTTCCCCGCCTTTCCAGCCGCATGGAACAGCTGCTGTCCTTCTACCACTGGCCGGGCAACCTGGAGGAACTGTCCGCTGTTTGTCAGCGCTACCTGTATGCCCTCAGTATGGAGCCAGGCAGCACGGTGAATACCCGCTGCCGCCTGCTGACCAACGCCATTGGAGAGCAGGCACTGTTTCAGTCCCTGCTGCTGCAATATCCCGCACTCTCTCCCGGAGCGGCGGAGGATCCCGGTCAATTTCAAGCCGGCGTGGCCGCAGCCAAAGAAATTCTGGGCTATGGCAATGCTGCCTTGGCAGAAAAGCTGGGCTTGAGCCGGACCACCCTTTGGCGGAAATTGTCTTCCGGATCGTCTTCTTGA